Proteins encoded in a region of the Podarcis muralis chromosome 2, rPodMur119.hap1.1, whole genome shotgun sequence genome:
- the LOC144326774 gene encoding uncharacterized protein LOC144326774 — MAQKCDVQWRQNKRKTLKKAQDETVGHNLLSQDGPRREKRSHRKRKTAESIIPQSDFFTEQGDQPENRDSLRASTEEKTIQTAESGEISSGSRNNGNSPTCPTEAKQYGKSSRYQKQFAAHQKIHTGQKSHKSADCGKSFYRKWTLTLHKKPHTGEKPYKCLECDKSFTYSSHLTRHQRTHTGEKPFKCLQCDKSFTVSSSLFIHQRTHTGEKPYKCLQCDKSFTDSSSLTKHQRTHTGEKPYKCSVCGKHFTQISNLKVHERTHTGEKLYKCEQCGKSFTRKSDLQRHQKTHTGEKPYKCLECDKSFDYISHLTRHQRIHTGEKPFKCLECEKSFTVSSSLTKHQRTHTKEKPYKCLQCNKSFTDSSNLTVHKRTHTGEKPYKCSVCGKHFSQISNLKVHEITHTGEKLYKCEQCGKSFTRKADLQRHQKHHTRETPFKCSKCGKRFARSSYLTEHKRTHTGEKPFKCSVCNKCFAKMSNLTRHQSIHKGQRPHECSICGKSFTRKSNLKRHQKHHTRETPNQGSNLSQSLDDESRPYVGENTQRI, encoded by the exons ATGGCCCAAAAGT GTGATGTGCAGTGGAGACAGAACAAAAGGAAAACTTTGAAAAAAGCACAGGATGAGACGGTGGGTCACAACCTCCTGAGTCAGGATGGAccaaggagggaaaagagaagccACAGAAAACGGAAGACAGCCGAATCCATCATTCCTCAAAGTGACTTCTTCACTGAGCAAGGAGACCAACCAGAAAACAGAGACTCTTTGAGAGCGTCCACAGAGGAGAAAACAATTCAAACAGCAGAATCTGGAGAAATAAGCAGTGGGagcagaaacaatggaaacagCCCCACATGCCCTACAGAGGCGAAGCAGTATGGAAAGAGTTCCAGGTATCAGAAGCAGTTTGCTGCCCATCAGAAGATTCACACAGGACAGAAATCACATAAATCTgcagactgtggaaagagcttctacAGGAAATGGACCCTTACACTacataaaaaaccccacacaggggagaagccgtacaaaTGTTTGGAGTGCGATAAAAGCTTCACTTACAGCTCACACCTTACTAgacatcaaagaacccacacaggggagaagcctttcaaatgtTTGCAGTGCGATAAAAGCTTCACTGTCAGCTCAAGCCTTTTTatacatcaaagaactcacacaggggagaagccttaCAAATGTTTGCAGTGCGATAAAAGCTTCACTGACAGCTCAAGCCTTACTAaacatcaaagaacccacacaggggagaagccctacaaatgTTCTGTGTGTGGAAAACATTTCACACAGATCTCGAACCTTAAAGTACATGaaagaactcacacaggagagaaactgtACAAGTGTGaacaatgtggaaagagcttcacccgtAAATCAGACCTGCAGAGGCATCAAAA aacccacacaggggagaagccgtacaaaTGTTTGGAGTGCGATAAAAGCTTCGATTACATCTCACACCTTACTAGacatcaaagaatccacacaggggagaagcctttcaaatgtTTGGAGTGTGAGAAAAGCTTCACAGTCAGCTCAAGCCTTACTaaacatcaaagaactcacacaaaGGAGAAGCCTTACAAATGTTTGCAGTGCAATAAAAGCTTCACTGACAGCTCAAACCTTACAGTACAtaaaagaactcacacaggggagaagccctacaaatgTTCTGTGTGTGGAAAACATTTCTCACAGATCTCGAACCTTAAAGTACATGAAataactcacacaggagagaaactgtACAAGTGTGaacaatgtggaaagagcttcacccgtAAAGCAGACCTGCAGAGGCATCAAAAGCACCACACAAGGGAGACACC TTTCAAATGTTCAAAGTGTGGGAAACGTTTCGCACGGAGCTCATACCTTACAGAACATaagagaactcacacaggggagaaacctttcaaATGTTCAGTCTGTAATAAATGTTTTGCTAAGATGTCAAACCTTACGAGACATCAGAGCATTCACAAAGGGCAGAGACCCCATGAATGCTCaatatgtggaaagagcttcacccgtAAATCAAACCTCAAGAGGCATCAAAAGCACCACACAAGGGAGACGcccaaccagggttcaaatctcagtCAGAGTTTAGATGATGAATCGAGACCTTATGTAGGTGAGAACACACAGCGGAtttaa